From the Limosilactobacillus panis genome, one window contains:
- the ltrA gene encoding group II intron reverse transcriptase/maturase, whose amino-acid sequence MRQSQKTEPQADRLSRIGLENRKYTRARSTDYGEGKGMSVTIQDLVLDRNNLNQAYLRVKRNKEAAGVDDMTVNGLLPYLRENKTELIASLREGKYKPAPVKRVEIPKPNGGVRRLGIPTVVDRMVQQAVAQILTPIFERIFSDNSFGFRPHRGAQDAIAKVVKLYNQGYRRVVDLDLKAYFDNVNHDLMIKYLQQYINDPWTLRLIRKFLTSGVLDHGLFARSDKGTPQGGPLSPLLANIYLNELDKELTRRGHHFVRYADDCNIYVKSQRAGERVMRSITHFLEKQLKVKVNPDKTKVGSPLRLKFLGFSLGVDRNGAYARPAKQSQKRVKQALKLLTKRNRGVSIEQMFEEIHRKMRGWLQYYSIGKLTNFIQRLDKWLRVRIRQYIWKQWKKFKTKVTNLQKLGLFQHDAYVFASTRKGYWRTAHSKTLSYSLTNRKLEQLGLMNMSKTLQSIQCD is encoded by the coding sequence GTGCGACAATCGCAGAAAACAGAACCACAAGCTGACCGCTTGTCGAGGATAGGTTTGGAAAACCGAAAGTACACAAGGGCGCGTAGTACCGATTATGGTGAAGGTAAAGGTATGAGTGTCACTATCCAAGACCTGGTCTTGGATCGCAATAACCTGAACCAGGCTTATTTGCGAGTTAAGAGAAATAAAGAAGCAGCAGGTGTTGACGATATGACAGTCAATGGCCTTCTGCCATATCTCAGAGAAAATAAGACGGAACTGATCGCTAGTTTGCGTGAGGGCAAGTATAAACCAGCTCCAGTCAAACGGGTAGAAATTCCGAAGCCTAATGGTGGAGTAAGAAGACTTGGAATACCAACGGTGGTGGACCGAATGGTTCAACAAGCTGTAGCCCAAATTCTTACGCCTATCTTTGAGCGTATTTTCTCGGATAATAGTTTTGGCTTTCGCCCTCATCGTGGAGCCCAAGACGCAATCGCAAAGGTAGTTAAACTATATAATCAGGGATATCGAAGAGTAGTCGACTTAGACCTGAAGGCCTATTTCGATAACGTCAACCATGATTTGATGATTAAGTACCTCCAACAATATATTAATGACCCATGGACGCTAAGGCTTATCCGCAAGTTTTTGACTAGCGGGGTCTTAGATCATGGGCTTTTCGCTAGGAGTGACAAAGGAACGCCGCAAGGTGGACCATTATCACCATTACTGGCGAATATTTACCTAAATGAGTTGGATAAAGAGTTGACCAGACGTGGCCATCACTTTGTACGCTATGCGGATGATTGTAATATTTATGTTAAAAGTCAACGGGCGGGAGAACGAGTAATGCGCAGTATTACCCATTTTCTCGAAAAGCAATTGAAGGTTAAAGTTAATCCAGATAAAACTAAAGTTGGTAGTCCCCTAAGATTGAAGTTTCTTGGCTTTTCACTAGGTGTAGACCGTAACGGTGCCTATGCCCGACCGGCCAAGCAATCACAAAAGCGAGTTAAGCAAGCACTAAAGCTGTTAACAAAGCGCAATCGGGGAGTATCCATTGAGCAAATGTTTGAGGAAATTCATCGCAAAATGCGGGGTTGGCTTCAATATTACTCAATTGGGAAACTAACTAACTTTATTCAACGCCTTGACAAGTGGTTGAGGGTCCGAATAAGGCAGTATATTTGGAAGCAATGGAAAAAGTTTAAAACTAAGGTAACTAACTTACAGAAGTTGGGGCTGTTCCAGCATGATGCATATGTCTTCGCTAGTACCCGAAAGGGCTACTGGCGAACTGCACATAGTAAGACCTTGAGCTATTCTCTAACTAATAGAAAACTGGAACAACTCGGACTTATGAATATGTCCAAGACGCTCCAGTCAATTCAATGTGATTAA
- the helD gene encoding RNA polymerase recycling motor HelD, which produces MEDGEQRVEQQRVDQVDEEIARQIAETKKAVVAAHKETRAVEKNYSENASINRYEVDDIAESRSELEQQRRLVSQAAENETILKHQLRTLKNLQGSPYFGRIDILDPGEDEPESLYIGTASLMNSDKTDFLVYDWRAPISAVYYNGTLGKVKYETPAGTQTTTLVKKRQFTIKDGKITNMFDTNETVGDELLQAALGEQNDQYMHNIVATIQQEQNDIIRDTRSDLLLVQGVAGSGKTSAILQRIAYLLYHSRAELNADQIVLFSPNNLFSHYISEVLPSLGERNMRQVTLAGFLRRRFEGLQVETLFDRYEERQKDSGDHVVADFLEGTPIMAAVFDYVHQLPVEQIQFTDLTFNSRVFFSADHIRDLYRALPKTMTAADRLVHLKNKLIRELQHRVREEARKDWVAKVLDDLDVQQLHRLYGKKTVDDFKDENAQYAYLARRLAKRRLRVVADAIYNNYFIDFYNQYERFLRQVVLPENISRRDWINTITEYQNEIEYHRLKLMHTVPLMYLRDLMTGSGQNQAFQYVFIDEMQDYPLAMLIYLRHAFPRAKFTVLGDSEQALFKPLRLPQKMLKELSTALQAKHPNLIALNRSYRSTKEITDFAKALLPDGDQVISFTRHGERPALYVRYDQVACDQCVAAMVAKHRQKFETVAVLTKNRDQAEHIYRHLHQQGVSDLHLLSARDSALPTGILVLPIYLAKGLEFDAVIAYDISQENMANVDAVGMIYTMATRAMHQLTLVSNGPVAKAITAQAGKQVVIEHELTDKQ; this is translated from the coding sequence ATGGAAGACGGAGAGCAACGCGTTGAACAGCAGCGGGTCGACCAGGTCGATGAGGAAATTGCCCGGCAGATTGCTGAGACGAAAAAGGCAGTCGTGGCTGCCCATAAGGAAACCAGGGCGGTCGAAAAGAATTACAGCGAGAACGCCTCAATCAACCGTTACGAAGTTGATGATATTGCCGAATCGCGGTCCGAACTGGAACAGCAGCGGCGACTAGTTTCTCAAGCAGCCGAGAACGAAACCATCCTAAAACACCAGCTCCGTACCCTGAAGAACCTTCAGGGGTCCCCGTACTTTGGCCGGATCGACATCCTGGACCCCGGCGAAGATGAACCAGAGAGTCTCTACATTGGGACGGCATCACTGATGAATAGCGACAAGACCGACTTTTTGGTCTACGATTGGCGGGCCCCTATCTCTGCGGTCTACTACAACGGCACGCTCGGTAAGGTTAAGTACGAGACGCCAGCGGGGACGCAGACTACCACCTTGGTTAAGAAACGCCAATTCACAATCAAGGATGGTAAGATCACCAACATGTTCGATACCAACGAAACAGTCGGTGACGAGCTCCTCCAGGCCGCCCTTGGGGAGCAAAACGACCAGTACATGCACAACATCGTGGCGACGATTCAGCAGGAGCAAAACGACATTATCCGGGATACCAGAAGTGACCTCCTCTTGGTCCAGGGGGTTGCCGGTTCCGGGAAGACCTCCGCAATTTTACAGCGAATTGCCTACCTCCTCTACCATAGCCGGGCGGAATTAAATGCTGACCAGATTGTCCTCTTCAGTCCGAACAACCTCTTTAGTCACTACATTTCGGAGGTCTTACCAAGCCTGGGGGAACGGAACATGCGCCAGGTCACCCTGGCTGGCTTTCTCCGCCGGCGGTTTGAAGGCCTCCAGGTAGAGACCCTCTTTGACCGTTATGAGGAACGGCAAAAGGACAGCGGGGACCATGTTGTTGCCGACTTCTTGGAAGGCACCCCAATAATGGCAGCCGTCTTTGACTACGTTCACCAGTTACCCGTGGAACAGATCCAGTTTACTGACCTGACCTTCAACAGCCGGGTCTTCTTCAGTGCCGACCACATCCGCGACCTTTACCGGGCCCTTCCCAAGACGATGACGGCGGCGGACCGTTTAGTTCACCTGAAGAATAAGCTGATTCGTGAGCTCCAGCACCGGGTAAGAGAAGAGGCGAGGAAGGACTGGGTTGCCAAAGTCCTCGATGACCTGGACGTCCAGCAACTACACCGCCTATACGGCAAAAAGACGGTCGACGACTTTAAAGATGAAAACGCCCAGTACGCCTACCTGGCCCGCCGCCTAGCCAAGCGCCGTCTGCGGGTGGTCGCCGACGCAATTTACAACAACTACTTTATTGACTTTTACAATCAGTACGAGCGCTTCCTCCGTCAGGTTGTCCTGCCGGAGAACATCAGTAGGCGGGACTGGATCAACACGATTACCGAATACCAAAACGAAATCGAGTACCATCGGCTGAAGCTGATGCACACGGTTCCGCTGATGTATTTGCGTGATTTGATGACGGGGAGTGGGCAGAACCAGGCCTTCCAGTACGTCTTCATTGACGAGATGCAAGACTACCCACTGGCAATGCTGATTTACCTTCGTCATGCCTTTCCCCGAGCCAAGTTTACCGTCCTGGGTGACAGTGAACAGGCGCTTTTCAAGCCACTTCGTTTGCCCCAGAAGATGCTCAAAGAATTAAGCACGGCCCTGCAGGCAAAGCACCCCAACCTGATTGCCCTGAACCGGAGTTACCGGTCGACCAAGGAGATTACTGACTTCGCTAAGGCCCTCCTGCCCGATGGGGACCAGGTTATTTCCTTTACCCGTCACGGGGAGCGCCCGGCCCTCTATGTTCGCTATGATCAGGTGGCCTGCGACCAGTGTGTGGCGGCGATGGTAGCCAAGCACCGGCAGAAATTTGAGACGGTGGCGGTCCTGACCAAGAACCGCGACCAGGCGGAACACATTTACCGTCACCTGCACCAGCAGGGGGTTAGTGACCTTCACTTGCTCAGCGCCCGCGATAGTGCCCTACCAACGGGGATCCTTGTTTTGCCAATATACCTCGCCAAGGGCCTCGAGTTTGACGCCGTCATTGCCTACGATATTTCCCAGGAAAACATGGCAAACGTCGATGCCGTGGGGATGATCTACACAATGGCAACCCGGGCAATGCACCAGTTGACCCTGGTAAGCAACGGTCCGGTTGCTAAGGCAATTACTGCTCAGGCCGGTAAGCAGGTCGTGATTGAGCATGAATTAACCGATAAACAATAA
- the ndk gene encoding nucleoside-diphosphate kinase, with translation MVKDEYTLVLVKPDGVKTRHIGDIITRIERKGYTIEALKMIIPTEEKLRQHYSDKVDKPFFPELLEYMTEGPIVGIVVSGTNVVQAIHNMAGATNPGEAEWGTIRGDYGREWPDGNLRNIIHTSDTVDSATREIGIWFPEFDVEQARKAKLENN, from the coding sequence ATGGTAAAAGATGAATATACTTTGGTACTGGTAAAGCCGGATGGTGTTAAGACACGGCACATCGGTGATATCATTACCCGAATCGAACGGAAGGGTTACACCATTGAAGCCCTGAAGATGATCATCCCAACCGAGGAAAAGCTGCGTCAACACTATTCTGACAAGGTGGACAAGCCATTCTTCCCTGAACTTTTGGAATACATGACTGAAGGCCCAATTGTCGGAATTGTGGTTTCCGGGACGAACGTTGTCCAGGCCATCCACAACATGGCCGGGGCTACTAACCCTGGCGAGGCCGAGTGGGGGACCATCCGTGGGGACTACGGTCGTGAATGGCCAGATGGTAACCTGCGGAACATCATCCACACCTCTGATACGGTAGACAGTGCCACCCGGGAAATCGGTATCTGGTTCCCTGAATTTGACGTGGAACAAGCTCGTAAGGCTAAGTTAGAGAATAACTAA
- a CDS encoding transposase, which translates to MNIIRQKNTENELHNIVHQFTSLIGLSKLTKLVNYRRNSEISLMKVIEWLLTTKFLGRSLYRAHETPNFTSRTVRNNLNDGRINWQRLICQVGSHLIKHLRPFIDRRRRLALIIDDTLFSREYATQTELLARVFDHDKQLYIKGYRALTLGWSDANTFLPINFALMSSKKPQNVLGKSAKTTDQRTIAGRRRRQAQQKMNLVSLQLVKQALANGVLADYVLFDSWYSSPKMFYELTKLGLNGVGMLKRSSKIYYQYRGRQYSVKALYKRLQASKYQPKQAYQYSCFVEAHVGNQKFKLRLVFVANRARQDDYLVLATTQLGLQPQEIIQLYARRWQIENYFKVAKQYLRLDKSQVQNYDGLCGHLAIVMMTYDLLAWQERQNQDDRTIGDLFFIMNEAMPDIELSQALVWLLNSLKTIINHEVYARRAQIIQMMNQFFTFLPKRLVSLLTAS; encoded by the coding sequence ATGAATATTATAAGACAAAAAAATACAGAAAACGAGCTTCACAATATTGTTCATCAATTTACTTCCCTCATTGGTCTATCTAAACTCACCAAGTTGGTGAATTATCGCCGGAATTCAGAAATCAGCTTGATGAAGGTCATTGAATGGCTGCTCACGACAAAGTTCCTGGGACGCTCGCTTTATCGAGCCCATGAAACACCTAACTTTACCAGTCGCACCGTCAGAAATAATTTGAACGATGGCCGGATCAATTGGCAACGCTTGATTTGTCAAGTTGGGAGTCATTTAATCAAGCATTTACGACCGTTTATTGACCGCCGGCGGCGGTTAGCATTGATCATTGACGATACACTCTTTTCCCGTGAGTACGCCACCCAAACCGAATTACTAGCGCGAGTCTTTGACCATGACAAACAGTTATATATTAAGGGATACCGGGCTTTAACTTTGGGTTGGAGTGACGCCAATACATTCTTACCGATCAACTTTGCATTAATGTCTTCCAAGAAGCCACAAAACGTCCTTGGAAAATCAGCTAAAACAACCGATCAACGAACAATTGCTGGCCGGAGACGTCGCCAAGCACAGCAAAAAATGAACCTCGTTTCATTGCAACTTGTCAAGCAAGCCCTCGCAAATGGCGTTCTAGCTGACTATGTGTTATTTGATAGCTGGTATAGCTCACCAAAAATGTTCTATGAATTAACCAAGTTGGGATTAAATGGCGTGGGCATGCTTAAACGGTCCAGCAAAATTTACTATCAATATCGCGGACGGCAATATTCAGTTAAAGCATTATACAAGCGACTGCAGGCCTCAAAATATCAACCGAAACAAGCTTATCAATACAGCTGCTTTGTCGAAGCGCACGTCGGGAACCAAAAATTCAAGCTTCGCTTGGTATTTGTGGCTAATCGGGCCCGTCAAGATGACTACCTAGTACTGGCAACGACTCAGTTAGGCCTTCAGCCACAAGAGATCATTCAACTATACGCCCGAAGATGGCAAATTGAGAATTACTTTAAAGTTGCCAAGCAATACTTGCGGCTCGACAAATCACAAGTTCAAAATTATGACGGGCTTTGTGGCCATTTAGCAATTGTCATGATGACTTATGACCTATTAGCTTGGCAGGAACGGCAAAATCAGGATGATCGCACCATTGGGGATTTATTCTTTATAATGAACGAAGCCATGCCAGATATTGAGTTGTCTCAAGCACTGGTATGGCTTCTAAATTCGTTAAAAACGATTATTAATCATGAAGTTTATGCAAGAAGAGCCCAAATTATTCAGATGATGAATCAGTTCTTCACATTTTTGCCGAAACGGTTAGTTTCGCTGTTAACAGCAAGCTAA
- a CDS encoding AraC family ligand binding domain-containing protein, with protein MDGEYKSLTGKSFESNILFIGQDNCRPNYFYRGNNVRDNYVIHYVMDGQGTFSSANHPAVTLKKGDVFLLPKGVPCFYQADGQHPWKYFWIGLSGTKIKTMLAGSALFTKRYLRQVQGSHFYDSLSCLFAALKKKSSLANDILVETLTYQMFYHLVTEYPGQAPKAGSKAHDQLKLATYYLQKNFTKQSCTVEDLCHHLNISRSYLYTIFKKDLNISAQSYLTHLRMEEACQLLRSTDQTVQEVAHQVGYRDEFTFSKAFKRYSGFSPSVYRRNLY; from the coding sequence ATGGACGGTGAATACAAAAGTCTTACTGGCAAAAGCTTCGAAAGTAACATCCTGTTTATTGGCCAGGATAACTGCCGGCCCAACTACTTTTACCGGGGAAATAATGTCCGTGACAATTATGTCATCCACTACGTCATGGACGGCCAGGGAACCTTCTCCTCGGCTAACCACCCTGCTGTAACCCTGAAAAAGGGCGATGTCTTCCTCTTGCCAAAGGGGGTCCCCTGCTTCTACCAGGCCGATGGTCAGCACCCTTGGAAGTACTTTTGGATTGGCCTTTCGGGAACGAAGATCAAGACAATGCTGGCCGGGTCGGCCCTGTTTACCAAGCGGTACCTCCGTCAGGTCCAGGGGAGTCACTTTTATGACAGCCTCTCCTGCCTCTTCGCCGCACTGAAGAAGAAAAGCTCCTTAGCCAACGACATCCTGGTTGAAACACTGACCTACCAGATGTTCTACCACCTGGTGACGGAATATCCTGGTCAGGCCCCTAAGGCCGGCAGTAAGGCCCATGATCAGCTCAAGTTAGCTACTTACTACCTGCAAAAAAACTTCACTAAACAGTCGTGCACCGTTGAGGATCTGTGCCACCACCTTAATATCTCGCGCAGTTACCTCTACACCATCTTTAAAAAGGACCTTAACATTTCAGCCCAGAGCTACCTCACCCACTTGCGGATGGAAGAGGCCTGCCAGCTTCTTCGCAGTACGGACCAGACCGTCCAGGAGGTTGCCCACCAGGTTGGTTACCGGGACGAATTCACCTTCTCTAAGGCCTTTAAACGCTACAGTGGCTTTAGCCCGTCAGTGTACCGGCGAAATCTGTATTAG
- a CDS encoding alpha-galactosidase, whose product MSIHVNEEHKLFHLQTAKTSYVFQILENGEAGQLYYGPRIPVKAAYTNLASREEHDCTNTLTVEQSDFQLELIKQEYAGLGKGDYRYPAYQITYNDGSRTSEFKYMGYKITSGKQRLTDMPSSFDDQGDDAQTLDVEFKDEYADVALTLHYTIFDKEDVIVRSATFTNRGKDIVLNRALSAQLDLPDANYDMVQFSGSWARERHLIRTPLRAGVQSISSLRDASSHQHNPFFMLARPHTDNNHGGVFGFNFIYSGNFLDSVEVDQFDTTRVLVGINPDEFGWHLSDGENFQTPEAVMTYTSDGFNQLSHQLADFYQGHLINPHFARQERPILINNWEATFMDFNEDKLMPIVDEAHKLGIEMFVLDDGWFGHRDDDKSSLGDWFVDEKKFATGIDGFAKKVHDKGMKFGLWFEPEMISIDSKLYEAHPDWMIATPGRQSTPARNQFVLDMTRKEVVDYLVDHISAIIKKTQLDYIKWDMNRNITEMFGAKLPADRQLEFAHRYILGVYQLYARLTSAFPKVLFESCASGGGRFDLGMMYYAPQAWCSDDTDAVERIKIQDGTSYGYQQSMWGAHVSAVPNDQVGRLTSLATRAAVAYFGDFGYELDITKLPKDQLAEIKDQVAFYKKYRKLFQFGKFYRLENADTATDNVYDWEVVNDDKTKAIMARFQILNGANPAYIRVYFAGLDPEKQYTVNGGDEKFSGAELMNAGYFVPRIMDRTKPEKDPSDFSSRLFVAEEA is encoded by the coding sequence ATGAGTATCCATGTTAACGAAGAACACAAGCTTTTCCACTTACAAACTGCCAAGACAAGCTATGTTTTCCAAATCCTGGAAAATGGTGAAGCGGGACAGCTTTACTATGGACCACGAATTCCGGTAAAGGCTGCCTACACAAACCTGGCCAGCCGGGAAGAACACGACTGCACGAATACGCTGACCGTTGAACAGTCCGATTTTCAACTAGAACTGATCAAGCAAGAATACGCCGGCTTAGGCAAGGGGGACTACCGCTACCCAGCCTATCAAATCACTTACAATGATGGGTCCCGGACATCCGAATTCAAGTACATGGGCTACAAGATTACCAGTGGCAAACAACGGCTGACCGACATGCCGTCATCATTTGACGACCAGGGGGACGATGCTCAGACCCTGGATGTGGAATTCAAGGATGAATACGCCGATGTTGCCTTGACCCTCCACTACACCATCTTTGACAAGGAAGACGTCATTGTTCGTAGCGCCACCTTTACGAACCGGGGCAAAGACATTGTCTTAAATCGTGCGCTGAGTGCCCAACTTGACCTGCCGGATGCTAACTACGATATGGTCCAATTCTCCGGTAGCTGGGCCCGGGAACGTCATTTGATTCGGACCCCACTCCGTGCCGGAGTTCAGAGCATCTCCAGTTTGCGGGACGCATCAAGTCACCAGCACAACCCATTCTTCATGCTGGCCCGGCCGCACACCGATAACAACCACGGTGGTGTCTTCGGTTTTAACTTTATCTACTCCGGGAACTTCCTCGACTCCGTGGAAGTTGACCAGTTCGACACGACCCGGGTCCTGGTCGGTATCAACCCGGACGAGTTTGGCTGGCACCTATCTGATGGGGAGAACTTCCAGACGCCAGAAGCAGTGATGACCTACACCAGTGATGGCTTCAATCAGCTGAGCCACCAGCTGGCTGACTTCTACCAGGGCCACTTGATCAACCCGCACTTTGCCCGTCAAGAACGGCCAATCCTGATCAACAACTGGGAAGCAACCTTCATGGACTTCAACGAAGACAAGTTGATGCCAATCGTTGACGAAGCTCACAAACTCGGCATTGAAATGTTTGTCCTCGATGACGGCTGGTTTGGCCACCGGGACGATGACAAGTCTAGCCTGGGTGACTGGTTTGTTGACGAAAAGAAGTTCGCTACTGGGATTGACGGCTTTGCCAAGAAGGTCCACGATAAGGGGATGAAGTTCGGCCTCTGGTTCGAACCGGAAATGATCTCAATCGATAGTAAGCTCTATGAAGCACACCCTGATTGGATGATTGCAACTCCTGGCCGGCAGAGCACGCCTGCCCGGAACCAGTTTGTTCTTGACATGACCCGCAAAGAAGTTGTCGACTACTTAGTTGATCACATCAGTGCCATCATTAAGAAGACCCAACTGGATTACATCAAGTGGGACATGAACCGGAACATTACGGAAATGTTTGGGGCCAAGCTACCCGCCGACCGTCAATTAGAATTTGCTCACCGCTACATCCTCGGGGTTTACCAACTGTATGCCCGCCTGACGAGTGCCTTCCCGAAGGTTCTCTTTGAATCATGTGCCTCCGGTGGTGGCCGTTTCGATCTCGGGATGATGTACTATGCTCCTCAAGCATGGTGCAGTGACGACACTGACGCTGTTGAACGAATCAAGATTCAAGACGGGACTTCCTATGGTTACCAACAATCGATGTGGGGTGCCCACGTTTCTGCGGTACCAAATGACCAGGTTGGCCGGCTGACTTCGCTGGCGACCCGGGCAGCCGTGGCCTACTTCGGTGACTTTGGTTACGAACTAGACATTACTAAGCTGCCAAAGGACCAACTGGCCGAGATCAAGGACCAAGTGGCCTTCTACAAGAAGTACCGGAAACTCTTCCAGTTTGGCAAGTTCTACCGCTTGGAAAACGCCGACACGGCAACCGACAACGTTTACGACTGGGAAGTTGTTAATGATGACAAGACCAAGGCTATTATGGCGCGCTTCCAGATCCTCAATGGCGCCAACCCAGCTTACATCCGGGTATACTTTGCAGGCCTGGACCCTGAAAAGCAATACACGGTTAACGGCGGGGACGAGAAATTCTCTGGTGCTGAACTGATGAACGCTGGTTACTTTGTACCCCGGATTATGGACCGGACAAAGCCGGAGAAGGATCCATCGGACTTTAGTTCACGGCTCTTTGTTGCAGAAGAAGCTTAA
- a CDS encoding TetR/AcrR family transcriptional regulator, with protein MTLQEDIRVRRTKQNIINAFVALTKEKSIDTITVQEIADKAMVNRATFYAHYHDKQDLYEQVFKQAIGLFTPLRNPLLFLNRKIMFTKLEDTLTGVLEKCSENRDLLLLIIDGTPSRTLQNQLAPILSTNISGILKEFGIDKKSTIPSDLVITYILSIFISVLAWWLHEGQAHDMSARQLAHNLIRLALDGHMRVLGIEP; from the coding sequence GTGACACTCCAAGAAGATATTCGGGTACGACGGACCAAGCAAAACATCATCAATGCCTTTGTTGCCCTGACAAAAGAGAAGAGCATCGACACCATTACCGTCCAGGAGATTGCGGATAAGGCGATGGTCAACCGGGCCACCTTCTATGCCCACTACCATGACAAGCAGGACCTCTATGAACAAGTTTTCAAGCAGGCAATCGGCCTCTTCACCCCCTTACGGAACCCCCTCCTCTTTTTGAATCGCAAGATTATGTTCACTAAGCTTGAGGATACCCTGACCGGGGTCCTGGAAAAATGCTCTGAAAACCGGGACCTCCTCCTCTTGATTATTGACGGGACGCCCTCAAGAACTCTCCAGAACCAGCTGGCCCCGATTCTCAGTACCAATATCAGTGGCATCCTGAAGGAATTTGGTATTGATAAAAAAAGCACGATCCCTTCCGACCTGGTCATCACTTACATTCTTTCAATTTTCATCAGTGTCCTCGCCTGGTGGCTCCATGAGGGCCAGGCCCATGACATGAGTGCCCGCCAGCTGGCCCACAACTTAATCAGGCTGGCATTAGATGGCCACATGCGGGTACTGGGAATTGAGCCCTAA